The Anas acuta chromosome 2, bAnaAcu1.1, whole genome shotgun sequence genomic interval tttttttccagcttctaaCCATTAGATTTTATTATGACCTTATTGTTAAATCATCCTTTCTGCCCAGGAACCATAATCAGCTGAACTGAGCTTAGACACAATAAgtctttatttaaacattttatttaagtgTTGAACAGGGAAAAGGCACAGcatatttttgggaaaaaatgcatGGACCTGATCCTAATGTGCATGTTCCTAATGAGCTGGCAGGCCAAGACATCCTTGAGGAGCCAGGGATCATGGGGCAAGCAGGCAAGGGGCATCAGGACcctcagcacaggcagggagagcaggtAGCACACCTGCAGCCCTGTAAATCCCCCTGACATCATGACTGCAGATCCCCATAATGATGATTTGCACGAGACAGCTGACAGGCAGCCTTTGGACTACACCCCTAAGCTGTATGCACACCTTGTGGTACTTGGGAGCCCTTCTTTCTCAGGTCTCAGCAAATCCCTCCAGTTGCTCAGTTGTTCtcttagctgctgctgctcttctttgGTATGCTCAGAGGAGTCCTTCTCATAGTTTGCAATCCTGTGAGAACTGGTTGTTTATACTGTTGGGCTCTCGCTTTTCAACTTGTTCCAGTATTTtcaaggcctttgctgttatcCCACATTAAACTCAGTTCATAATAGATTTCTGGCACCAAGCTCCCTTTCACAGGTCAGGTTCTCACAACAGGTTGATAACAAACCCCGTAGAACAGGACTGAGGCCTTGAGAAGTTGGCATTAAGCCTGTGGCCTATTGCTAGCAATGACAGTGCTCTTCTTAGTAATTTTCATTCATTCTatgctttgcagcagcagaggaaactCAGGTTGAGCTGGCTGTGTAGCACGACCTCCCCAGCATTTATTGTACCACTAGTCTCTAAAATGTACTCCCTCATACATACTGTGTACTAAAATCTCCAATCTCATGTAACCTTGATAATTGAGTTAAGATGTGTGGTGTTCAAATGTGGGTAGTGTATCATCGGATCACTTGTATCAGCCCACTTCTGTCATCACAGCACTTTGCATTTGGTCAGCTTAGGAACTCACTGgcatttgttttatatatatatcagactACTGCTGAAGATGTGACAGAAGTCTGACAAAAATGTAGGAGACAAAAccagtatttattatttttaaatataaagtatttttaatgtattacgTCAGTATATTCATATATGCACACGTGTGACAAACAGGTCATTAACAATCTGATATAGAgtacatatatatgttaatCAAGACAAATCTATCCCAAATCTGTATTTGTCCGTATTCTGTATTTGTTAATAGTCTACAAAAATACTTACAGGGCCAATTCTATCAAGTTCCAACACTAACCTCTCTTTCCAGTTGAAAGCCAACCCCTCCTCAATGTTTTTcaatgagacttttttttttttttgctgttgtttgtttggcaATTGAGATAAGGTTTGTTATTTGGTTTTATTCCAACAGGCAGGAAAAAAGCAGATGGAGGGAAGGGCAAAATATAACATATATTCAGGATACAGATAATTGTGTGGTTTGGTGCAGCACAGGAGTCTGACCCATCACCTTACAATTCTGCTTTAGATCaaagtttcctttctttgtGCTTGGCACTGTACTTCTTGCAGAGGATCTGCTaattcaaatggaaaacaataaCAGCAATGCCATAACAGATGAACGCAAATATTTCCAGTAGCAAGATTTTTGCTCAATTTACgtcatttcaaaaacaattattaAAGTTTTCAATTATAATTTTACCCAAatgaacacaaaataaatgtgcCAGCAGTGAACTGAGCTTCTCACTCCACACTAACACTCAGCAACAACCTGTAGCTCCGACATCCTCAGGAAGGTTTGCACACAATTCAGCACACTTTATGGTGGGGATTTAACCCCAACCAAGACATTTGGGTTTTACTATAATAAAAAGaggtattattttatattaccaTAATAAAAAAGACTGGAGATAATGAGAAATAACTTCACGGTGGTGAGGAGACACAAACCACGAACATCACAACTTGGAAAAGCTGGAGTCTATAAGGTACTTCGTAGCTTTAATTAACTCcaggtaataaataaatgaacaaacatGTACATAACACTCTATTTTGCACAAAAGTCAACAGGTTAAATAAGCTCCTCATCGAGCATTGGTCGGCGCAAGGAGCTGGGCGGTTATTTTCGTCAGGGGGCAGAAAGGAGACGGGGGCTGCTCTCCCCCTAAACACCCCCTGCTCCCTTCACCCCCTCGCGGCCCTACAAAGCAGAAACCCGTCCGGGCTGGCTGCGGCGGCCATGCCGAGCGGCGAGAAGCCCTTGGCCACCATCGCCCCCCGGCGACAGCGGCGGGGAGAGCGGCCGGTGCCGGCGAtgaaggaaggggaggggagggaagggcgGGACGCGTCATGGCGGCCGCTTCCCCTCAGCGCTGAGGCGCCGTGTGCGCGGGGCGGGAGGGAGGTGCCGCCGGGCGCCCAtggagggctgcggggccgaggaggaggaggagatggcggcggaggaggacgaggaggaggaggacggcgGGCCCTTGCAGCGCCTCGTCAAGCGGCAGCGCAAGGAGAAGCGGGAGCTCCAAGGTGAGGCGCCTCGCCGGGAGGAGGGAGCGGCCTTCCCTGCCTAGCGCCTCGCtttgcgggggggggggggaggaaggttttggggtgCCCGGTGGGGTTACAGCGGCCCCAGCTCCGGGAGAGCAAGGGACATCGCTCACGACAGGAAGGAAGACGATAGTCGTGATATTACTGCTGCCTGCCGTGTGGGATCTGTGTCTGGCCGCGTAGGAAGGGCACGGAGGGTGAGGGAGCAGCCGCGCCATAACAGCCAGGCTGCCAGCACCGCGCTGCCTTGCCCTGAAGTTGAAGGAGATGTGTGCTTCTGTGAGGTGTTTTAGGGAAGCCGGCCTCCCCGCTGCCCATGCGGCCACATTTCATCATCCCAAACGCGGCTGATCTGCAGTGATCCACCTCCAACCTCCCACCCGGCCATCCCTGTAGTAGAGGACCCGTGTGGGCTTACAGCACCGCGCTTCAACTCTTATGAGCCCCATTTTACTGGCCCCATTATATATTAATGTTCTGCCAGCTGGATTCTGTTGAGTTGCATTGTTCATTGTAACCTTTTTGTTAATCTACATTGATGTGGCCTTTTCCTTGTTTGGTTTCTTTGGTGTGTGATATGTCAGTTGCAGCCTTCTTATCAAAGGGTTAAAGAGGTGGAGAGAAACTATTTGGCTATTAACTAATAACAgctaataattattattatatttgtaGGAACTTAGTATTTTGAGGTGGTTTTTCATCCCCTGAAGTTAACTGATATTGAAAAGACAGGTAGTAATCAAGAATTAGGTAGCTGGAGCACATGGTACGCTAGCTGGGAGATGCTGAGGAATTTCAGTCCTCCCCTGCCTAAAAGGGCATCAGGTTCTTTACAGAAGACTGAGTCCATCTTCGTGATGGAGAGGCAGGTAACTTAAACCTACTCACTTGAAAAACACATTCCCAAGAAGTACAATGATTAACTGACAGCAAAACAATTTGTTCCAAAGAATTAATGTAAGGTGCATCTCAGCCTCTGAGAACCCAGCATCTCTTCCACTTAATGATCCTTGTAGCTGCCACCCCACAATGTACTCTCCTTGCGTACTGGTGAGTCCGTGCATGGATTTCCTTCTCCCTCATTACATCAATCTTTATGATCAGAACTGCTTCTTTGTCTAACTCAAGTGCTTCATCTGTGAGGCTGAATACTTGACATAAATCTTTTAGTGTAAGTGTTCTTGCAGTCTCTTTTTGAAAAGTTTCATTATCATTGCAGTCACCCAGTCAAGGGTGAAGGGCAGTAAAAATGTACTGGTGATGAATTGTAAGCAGGGTGTTAAGCAGTTAGTGCTGGAACACTAAAACAGTGAATGCAGAAGTGAGGAGAGCTATCAGGGTATGCTTGTGTAAGTGCAAAGGCTGTGGAAGCTGAGTTTATTCAGCCAGGAGAAGAGATTATGGGGGATCTGGTTGTTTCCACTACCAAATGGAACAGGTGGAGCTGGACTCTTCAAGCAAAGCATAGTGAACAGGCTAGAGACAAGAGTTGGAAGTGGTAAGAAAGATTctcttgggaagaaaaaaagaaaaacattttcataacaaGAATGGTTGAATGCTAGAAAAGAATACCCCCAAAAGTTGCAGAACgtccatccctggagatgctcCACAGTCATGTGAATAAATTCCTGATCAACCTGATTTAACTTTGACATCAGCCTTGCTTGGAGCAGGAGATTGAACTAGATCACTTCTGGACATCCTTTCTAACCAAACTATTTTGTGATTGAAGAAATGAAGCCTTGACTGAAGGCCTAAAAATACTTAAGGGACTTAAGCAAACTGATGCTTATCTTATTCAAGACATACTTCTTGAATTCAGCTTTTAGAAGCTTTATTAAGGCCAGGtaatctctgtttttctttgtctgctATAAAAAACATACACATCTTTTCTGTGATAGGATTTGAGAACTCAATGaccaaataattttatttggaagaaatagGCTGAGGTCTGCTATTTTGATAGAAttcttaagtatttttaatagcaaCCGCATacaagcttttttcttctttggatgTTATGATTGTGTCTGTTAAGAAAATgtatgtgattttaaaatgtgataatTGTGGTATCTTGACGTGTGTAATTTCTTTTAAGACTAGCAGCCCTCCTTCCTTCAATGATTGTGGAGTAGCTATATTTAGAGGTAACATTTTATCTCGCTGCTTCTTTAACAGCAAAAATTCAAGGCATGAAAAATGCTGTTCCCAAGAATGATAAAAAGAGACGAAAACAGCTGGCTGATGAAGTTGCCAAACTGGAGGCAGAACTTGAACAGAAGCACAAGGAGGAATTAAAGCAGCTGAAGGAAGCTACACCTGAGCAGAATAAGGTATATGCCTTAACTTCAGCTGAAGCTGTACAGATACAATTTGCATTAGGacttatttaacattttatgaTGATAATGAAGTAATGTGTAatgattttaaagcatttattcttttccttgaaATACTGGTAACTTTGGGAAGACCTAGCTGTTATGCTGGAAGAGTTATTTAGCTGTATTCTTGTTGGTGAGCAGTATTTGATTTTGCTCTTACAGTGTGTTAGTAGCTCAGGcttcttaatgatttttttaatattttttttttagttcctgTTGTGTAGTAATTCTAATTATCTTATGTAGGCTACTAGGGTATTGATGGACTTTGACAGGCAGTTGACTAATGCTGTGTGATTGGCTTTGCAATTCTGTCCACAGTATAACAGACCTTGTTTTTAAGAACGCACTTTCTACAGACATGGGAGTTGGCTTAAATGCTTCTGTTCTGCCGTGTTGGCAGCATAGCTACTTACTTGGATTCCAGTTTCCAGTGTGCTGCTGGATGCCAaaccatttaatttttaacagaGGCTTAGTTTTACTAAAATCTGAGGAATACTGAGTGGAGTAAATCAGATACAATTAAATACTTCTataagatattaaaaaattacCTATGTTTTAGCACTTAATAATTAAATAGAATCCTGTTGTTGCAATCCATAGACTTAATTCTGTATATCCAGTACTGAAGAGATCTCTTTATTTGTGTCTTGTGCTTGAATTTAAGTGCTGTTTGTGCAAGCAGGCCTGTTCATATACTTTCTTCACCTAAACAGCAGTACAGCGTCTGCCTAAATTGGTGCAATATGGTTCTCTGTGACTAATGCTAATGCTCCATGCTTTTCCAAAAACCTGTCTGTGTGACACTTCCTGGACCAGGTGTTTTCAGATTTGTAACTTAATAGCGGCTTAAGCAGATTGCCCTTTTGCTCgaaaacaagactgaaaaagatTTGTGGATGACTTTCAGGGAAATAATCTTGACTCAGAATCATTTGCTGAGAATCCTTGtgaaaaaagcaagcagtatGACTCTATAAAAATCTTACATAGTAGTCTTTGCTCAGACGCTTAAGGAGATGATTAATTTGTAAGCATTGAACAGAATGTGTCTTAGATTAGTTACAAGAAGTTTCATTTTGCTAAGCAAGCTGTCAAAACATTGTGATGGAGGACTTTTCAAGCTAACATCTTTGCTATGGTTATAGACTTCCTTGACAGGATTTTGGTTTGAGGTATATGGGTTCTTTGATTTCTCAACCTCTTTGTTCAGGTTGAAAGTATTACTGTGCATCCCAAAGTGACATCTGGTTGATACCATAATGAGATTAGTTCTGACTTTCTTTTTGAGAAAGGTCAACTCTGTcttttttaaatggtatttaTGTTTTGTTATGGATGATGGAGCCTTCTGCTTTAATTGTTACAGAACTGGGTAACAGCTCTCTGGGTGCTTAAGCTTAACATTCATCTGCTGGTAAGGTGAGGAAAATTTTCCCTTGCAGTCCATAAGCAGTGTTCAGACAGCTTGAGTTAAATTTGAGCTATGCACCtcataataatttattttctggggAACAGTGGAAAAAGTAACCAAGCCCATGACAGTGGGGTTGGGGTGTGAAATGCTTGACTTGCAACTTTGACAGGCTTTGTGCTATATGGATCTTTGTGGAAAACATTGTAAATACACACTGAAACTACCTGGAAACAGCTTAAAACTGTTTCAGGAAATGCACATCTCATTTATCATTTATGCTAATAGAaactttcaacattttctttttttcttttcagatataTTCTATAACTGATGGGGTTGCAAATGTAGAGCTTGAGCAACAAGAGCAACAGATTCAGCAACCTCGAATATCAAAAGCACAGAAGAGGAGGGTATGTAGTGTTTAAACATTTTACAGATATGTTTCAGTTTAAATGAATATAACTGAAGTTTAACGATTTTACAGGAGACCTTACCTGGCTAACTCAGTATTAATTTTGTACCTCCTATGTGTCTTCAAAATCTGTAGGGTTGCTACATAGAAAtacataagtattttttttaaagatccaCTTTTTTATGCTTAACCATGAATTGGGAATCAAAATaggagataaaagaaaaagttacaggagacaagaaaaatatctaaaccaaattattttatttctttattagtATTTTAGTGAAATTCTTATGAAAAATATGTAGGATACTGCGTGGGGAAAAGTTGAAGTGGTAGAACTTTACAGATTTAATAAAAGAAGTTTACTTCTGAAGTTCTTGTAAATATTTGAGTTTTAGGATGTATTGGTCATCTAGCATTTGTTAGTGTTTAGGTTTTTGGAAGGTTTCTGAGACTTAGTATTACTAATTCAGGAGAGCATTTCACAAACACGAATGTACTGAGGAAACATTTGAAGAGTTAGAGACAAGTACTAAGACAAGAACTGTACAGACATCTTAATATTTGATGTGTTTTCAAtctaaggaaaagaaagctgccttggagaaagaaagagaagaaaggataGCTGAAGCTGAGATTGAGAATTTAACAGGTGCTAGACATGTTGAAAGTCAGAAACTTGCCTCCCTGTTGGCAGCAAGACACTTGGAGATTAAGCAGATTCCTTCTGATGGCCATTGCATGTACAGAGCTATCGAAGATCAGCTCAAGGATCGCCAGAATTCCTGGACTGTTACAACTCTGAGAAACCAAACGGCAAAGTATATGCAAAGCCATTTTGATGACTTCCTGCCATTTCTTACAAATCCCACTACTGGAGACATGTATAGCAGAGGTAAGAATTGTGTCATAAGAGACTttagaaaacttaattttataattcttcttcttcataATGATATGTTTGTTCCTGAACTTTATTAATTTGTTGGTTCTGCTGTGTTCTACAGAGCACAGAAGATTTACTTTGTTACCTGGTACACCCAggtcataattttattttattaaagaaatctAGCAAATATTATTCCTTCTCTTCAGTGAGCAAATATGTTTTCCTGCATTTGGACTTTTCTGGTTCTAGTTTTTCACTTTAGgatcagtatttttcttcacttgctTGCTCTTTGCTTGTTGAGAGAGAACTACTGAAAGctgacttttcctttctccacagaggaatttgaaaaatactgtgatGATATAGCAAATACGGCTGCGTGGGGTGGTCAACTGGAAGTAAGTATTCACTTGAAATTGTATCACAATTTCACAAATTATCAGTATATCTTCAAAAAAGGGtttatgaagaaataatatGCCTGTAGGCATAAAGAAGCACATTCATAATTTTATCAAGAATTTTCTCCTATAGCTATAAATAGTTTCCCAATGTCAGTAGATTTCTGATGGTCCCCTGCTGTCCTGATAAATTTGATGATAGCAGCTAAAGAATTTGATTGTCCAAAATATCACTAGAAAGAATGACAAAAGGTGAGGGGGAACAATATTTCTTAAAGGGAAAGCATCTTATGTTTGTTTTCGTTTAtgtctttgctttttatcttttactGCTTTCTAAAACAGtagttattaaattattaaagcTAGCACAATGTTACCTGTTTTTATCATCAAAACTCTTTACCTTAAGGcaacttattttaaattacagctCAAAAAGTCGAAgctattttgcttattttaacagagtttaatttcaaaacaaaatttgaagtGTTACGCCTAAACTTATATTTGCTAAAGCTAACTATCATGTCTTCTTCCCCCCTAACCATGTTGGATTTAATCCTGTTGTTGAATTCTTTTTATGCCTTACAGCTAAGGGCTTTGTCACACATTTTGCAAACACCTATTGAAGTAGTGCAAATGGATTCCCCTTCCATTATCGTTGGTGAAGAATATTCAGGCAAACCAATAACACTTGTGTAAGTGTGTCATTTTacccatttttaaaatcattgcatttatttctgtatgagAGAACTCACCTTTGAttctcatctgttttgtttcattttcatttatccGCCTGACATTGACCTTCAAGACCAatggtaatttttttcagaaatggtaGTTGTGATTTACAATAACTTTGAAGATATTAAGATTAACATTCTTAAAATGCTGACAATGAGTCTGAAGCATGATTCAGTCACTACTTTATAGAATGCTGCAAAGTTATTTACCTGTTAATTCCAAAATCATTGtgaaattgatttaaaaaaatgcatcaggAAACTTTTATTCAAAGCTTATGTCAATTTATGTCTGGAAGTCACCAAAATTAGAAACTCCTTGTTGAccgtatatatttatattttatatatttatattcagtctttttttttatgaccaCGTATTTTTTCTAAGAACTTTTGCTAAAACTTGAATTTATTTAAGCTGTCTTCGAGTGCTCTTGATGTTTGTCATGCAGTATATTTTAGCTAAACTAAGCAGttgttttctaactttttttagGTATATGAGACATGCCTATGGATTAGGAGAACATTATAATTCTGTAAAACTTCTAACA includes:
- the OTUD6B gene encoding deubiquitinase OTUD6B, yielding MEGCGAEEEEEMAAEEDEEEEDGGPLQRLVKRQRKEKRELQAKIQGMKNAVPKNDKKRRKQLADEVAKLEAELEQKHKEELKQLKEATPEQNKIYSITDGVANVELEQQEQQIQQPRISKAQKRREKKAALEKEREERIAEAEIENLTGARHVESQKLASLLAARHLEIKQIPSDGHCMYRAIEDQLKDRQNSWTVTTLRNQTAKYMQSHFDDFLPFLTNPTTGDMYSREEFEKYCDDIANTAAWGGQLELRALSHILQTPIEVVQMDSPSIIVGEEYSGKPITLVYMRHAYGLGEHYNSVKLLTDTATENGS